Proteins encoded by one window of Salvia splendens isolate huo1 chromosome 14, SspV2, whole genome shotgun sequence:
- the LOC121764954 gene encoding ubiquitin-activating enzyme E1 1-like produces the protein MASQNLGRCLLILSLIFITIAVVLQSPISSRLLLYSKNHIDPEFPKIIIYSVLILVVSMGIRRVFSSLLHYMLPRKRAGEGEAVNVSDSDSVKRQRVVSSTENSSNQAKNNSSDGVGKSNCSEPTVTDMAFDNGTQRDIDEDLHSRQLAVYGRETMRRLFASNVFVSGMQGLGVEIAKNLILAGVKSVTLHDEGSVELWDMSSNFVFTEKDLGKNRALASVQKLQELNNAVTVLTLTTKLTKEQLSEFQAVVFTDINLDTAIEFSDYCHNHQPPIAFIKTEVRGLFGSAFCDFGPAFTVVDVDGEEPHTGIIASISNDNPALVACVDDERLEFQDGDLVVFSEVRGMTELNDGKPRKVKNARPYSFTLEEDTTSYGAYERGGIVTQVKQPKVLNFKPLKEALKDTGDFLLSDFSKFDRPPLLHLAFQALDKFVSETGRYPVAGCEEDAQKLISITSNMNESQGDGKLDDINPKLLRHFAFGARAVLNPMAAMFGGIVGQEVMKACSGKFHPLFQFFYFDSVESLPTEPIDPSDFRPLNSRYDAQISVFGSKLQKKLEDAKTFVVGSGALGCEFLKNLALMGVSCGSSGKLTITDDDVIEKSNLSRQFLFRDWNIGQPKSTVAASAALAINLQFHIEALQNRVGSETENVFHDAFWENLSVVINALDNVNARLYVDQRCLYFQKPLLESGTLGAKCNTQMVIPHLTENYGASRDPPEKQAPMCTVHSFPHNIDHCLTWARSEFEGLLEKTPAEVNAYLSNPAEYASAMRNAGDAQARDNLERVIECLDRERCESFQDCILWARLKFEDYFANRVKQLAFTFPEDAATSTGAPFWSAPKRFPRPLQFSTSDPSHLHFIMAGSILRAETFGIPIADWVKNPKKLSEAVDQVIVPDFQPRSDAKIVTDEKATSLATASVDDAAVINDLIVKLEKCCQALPPNFRMKPIQFEKDDDTNYHMDLIAALANMRARNYSIPEVDKLKAKFIAGRIIPAIATSTAMATGLVCLELYKVIDGSHKVEDYRNTFANLALPLFSIAEPVPPKVVKHQNMSWTVWDRWIIKNNPTLRELLKWLSDKGLNAYSISFGSCLLYNSMFPRHKDRMDKKISDLVRDVAKVELPPYRNHVDVVVACEDEDDNDVDIPQISIYFR, from the exons ATGGCTTCTCAAAACCTAGGAAGATGCCTCCTTATATTATCTTTAATTTTCATTACGATTGCGGTAGTCCTACAATCTCCGATCTCTTCCCGTCTGTTGTTATATTCGAAGAATCATATCGATCCTGAATTTCCgaaaataattatatactctGTGCTGATTTTGGTCGTTTCGATGGGGATTCGGCGTGTTTTCAGCAGCTTGTTGCACTATATGCTTCCTAGAAAGAGAGCAGGGGAAGGCGAGGCTGTTAACGTTAGTGATTCCGATAGTGTCAAGAGGCAGCGCGTGGTTTCTTCTACAGAAAACTCCAGCAATCAGGCGAAGAACAACAGCAGCGACGGTGTGGGGAAAAGCAACTGCAGCGAACCGACAGTCACTGACATGGCGTTTGACAATGGAACCCAACGTGATATTGATGAGGATCTCCACAGCCGGCAGCTGGCTGTCTACGGGCGAGAGACTATGCGGAGGCTGTTTGCTTCAAATGTTTTCGTGTCTGGAATGCAGGGCCTCGGAGTTGAGATTG CCAAGAACCTTATCCTTGCTGGTGTGAAGTCTGTGACATTGCATGATGAAGGATCAGTGGAGTTATGGGATATGTCTAGTAACTTTGTTTTCACAGAAAAAGATTTAGGTAAAAACAGGGCACTTGCTTCAGTTCAGAAGCTACAGGAACTAAATAATGCTGTGACTGTCCTCACTTTGACTACAAAATTGACTAAAGAACAACTTTCAGAATTTCAG GCTGTGGTTTTTACTGACATCAATTTAGATACTGCAATCGAGTTCAGTGACTACTGTCATAATCATCAGCCACCTATTGCTTTTATAAAGACAGAAGTAAGAGGTCTTTTTGGTAGTGCTTTCTGTGATTTTGGACCTGCATTCACTGTAGTCGATGTTGACGGTGAAGAGCCTCATACCGGAATTATTGCATCTATCAGTAACGACAACCCTGCTCTTGTGGCATGTGTGGATGATGAAAGGCTTGAGTTTCAGGATGGGGATCTGGTTGTATTCTCAGAAGTCCGAGGAATGACTGAACTAAATGATGGAAAGccaagaaaagtaaaaaatgcACGTCCTTACTCCTTCACCCTTGAAGAAGATACAACTAGTTATGGTGCATATGAGAGAGGTGGTATTGTAACTCAGGTGAAACAGCCCAAGGTGCTGAACTTCAAGCCGCTGAAGGAGGCATTAAAAGATACTGGTGATTTCCTTCTTTCTGATTTCTCCAAGTTTGACAGACCCCCTCTTCTGCATTTGGCATTCCAAGCATTAGATAAGTTTGTGTCTGAAACGGGGCGCTACCCAGTTGCTGGTTGTGAAGAGGATGCACAGAAGTTGATTTCTATAACCAGTAACATGAACGAAAGCCAAGGTGATGGCAAATTGGATGATATTAATCCTAAGCTTCTTAGACACTTTGCTTTTGGTGCTAGAGCTGTCCTGAATCCTATGGCTGCCATGTTTGGTGGCATTGTCGGGCAGGAGGTTATGAAGGCATGCTCTGGGAAGTTTCATCCTCTTTTTCAG TTCTTTTACTTTGACTCCGTAGAATCGCTTCCTACTGAGCCTATTGATCCCAGCGACTTCCGACCCTTGAATAGCCGCTATGATGCCCAGATTTCAGTGTTTGGGTCTAAGCTTCAAAAGAAACTAGAAGATGCAAAAACTTTTGTTGTTGGATCTGGTGCTTTAGGCTGTGAATTTCTTAAAAATTTGGCTCTCATGGGAGTTTCATGTGGATCATCTGGAAAATTGACAATTACTGATGATGATGTGATAGAGAAGAGTAACCTAAGTAGGCAATTCCTCTTCCGGGATTGGAACATTGGGCAGCCAAAATCCACTGTTGCTGCTTCTGCTGCTTTGGCAATTAATCTCCAGTTTCATATAGAAGCTTTACAAAATCGTGTTGGCTCGGAGACTGAGAATGTTTTCCATGATGCTTTCTGGGAGAATCTCAGTGTTGTGATCAATGCCCTGGACAATGTAAATGCCAGACTTTATGTTGACCAGAGGTGCTTATATTTCCAGAAACCACTTCTGGAGTCTGGAACTTTGGGTGCCAAATGTAATACTCAAATGGTCATTCCCCACCTGACGGAAAACTATGGTGCTTCCCGTGACCCCCCAGAGAAACAAGCACCAATGTGCACTGTGCACTCCTTCCCGCATAACATTGATCACTGTTTGACATGGGCCCGGTCAGAATTTGAGGGATTGCTAGAAAAGACACCGGCTGAAGTGAATGCATATCTATCTAATCCTGCTGAGTATGCCTCTGCAATGAGAAATGCTGGCGATGCTCAAGCAAGGGACAACTTGGAACGTGTAATTGAGTGTCTTGACAGGGAGCGATGTGAATCTTTCCAAGATTGTATTTTGTGGGCTCGTCTAAA gtttgaagactattttgcaaACAGGGTGAAGCAGTTAGCTTTCACATTCCCCGAGGATGCTGCAACAAGCACTGGTGCACCTTTCTGGTCAGCCCCAAAGAGGTTTCCTCGTCCCCTGCAGTTTTCTACCTCTGATCCCAGCCATCTTCACTTTATTATGGCTGGATCCATCCTGCGAGCAGAGACATTCGGCATCCCTATAGCTGACTGGGTGAAGAACCCCAAGAAACTGTCAGAGGCTGTTGATCAAGTCATTGTCCCTGATTTCCAGCCAAGAAGTGATGCAAAAATTGTAACTGATGAGAAAGCTACTAGTCTTGCTACTGCTTCCGTGGATGATGCTGCTGTTATTAACGATTTAATTGTGAAGCTTGAGAAATGTTGCCAGGCATTACCACCAAACTTCAGGATGAAACCGATCCAATTTGAGAAG GACGACGACACCAACTATCACATGGACCTGATCGCAGCACTTGCAAACATGAGGGCAAGAAATTATAGCATTCCTGAAGTGGACAAGCTGAAAGCCAAATTCATTGCTGGGAGGATCATTCCAGCCATTGCAACTTCCACAGCAATGGCCACCGGCTTGGTGTGCCTCGAGCTGTATAAAGTAATCGATGGGTCCCACAAGGTAGAAGATTATCGCAACACATTTGCGAACCTTGCTCTCCCGCTATTCTCCATAGCAGAACCAGTGCCTCCCAAGGTTGTTAAACATCAGAACATGAGCTGGACCGTGTGGGACAGATGGATCATAAAGAACAATCCAACTTTGAGGGAACTGCTCAAATGGCTTTCCGACAAAGGACTGAATGCCTACAGCATTTCTTTCGGAAGTTGCCTGCTCTACAACAGCATGTTCCCTCGACACAAGGACCGGATGGACAAGAAGATCTCAGACCTTGTACGGGATGTAGCCAAGGTAGAGCTGCCACCGTACCGCAACCACGTGGATGTCGTTGTGGCATGCGAGGATGAAGACGACAATGATGTTGATATTCCCCAAATATCCATCTACTTCCGCTGA